A single window of Usitatibacter rugosus DNA harbors:
- the iscR gene encoding Fe-S cluster assembly transcriptional regulator IscR has product MRLTTKGRFAVTAMLDLALNSTHGPVTLSGISGRQKISLSYLEQLFGKLRRRELVESVRGPGGGYNLARPATEVTVADIICAVEEPIDSTQCSGRENCRDNERCMTHDLWEELNETVYGFLSTVKLSQLVEKQRTRPVAMVRNPAKPEPVSA; this is encoded by the coding sequence ATGAGACTCACCACCAAGGGTAGATTCGCGGTCACCGCCATGCTCGACCTGGCGCTGAACTCGACACACGGGCCGGTCACGCTTTCGGGCATCAGCGGCCGCCAGAAGATCTCGCTGTCGTACCTGGAGCAGCTCTTCGGCAAGCTCCGCCGGCGCGAGCTGGTGGAAAGCGTCCGCGGCCCCGGCGGCGGCTACAACCTCGCCCGCCCGGCCACCGAAGTCACGGTCGCCGACATCATCTGCGCCGTCGAGGAGCCGATCGATTCCACGCAGTGCAGCGGCCGCGAGAACTGCCGCGACAACGAGCGCTGCATGACGCACGACCTCTGGGAAGAGCTGAACGAGACCGTCTACGGCTTCCTGTCGACGGTGAAGCTCTCGCAGCTGGTCGAGAAGCAGCGCACGCGCCCGGTGGCGATGGTGCGCAATCCCGCCAAGCCGGAACCCGTATCGGCCTGA